The DNA segment CTTTGTCGGCTTTGGAGGAAGCGAAGAGGGTGAAAATTCCGGCCCGGGTTTCGGCATCCATCCCGATGCCGTTGTCCTCGACTTCGAACACAACCTGCTGCGACTCCCGGCGGATCCGGAAGGCCACCCGGTGCTCGCTTTTCTGGCGGTCCTCGAGGCAGGCGTCCACGGCATTTTCAAGGATATTGACCAAAGCGGCCTGGATCTGGCCGGCATCCAGCTCAAAGCGCCCCAACCCGGGCGCGAACTCCTGCTCGAAGCGGATGCCGTGGCGCTTCATTTTGGGGGCGATCACGCCGGCTACCTCCTCGCCAAATGCCGCCAGATCGACCGCCGTCCGCACCACCTCCCGTTCCTTGGCCTGGTAGAGAATGTCCAGGACCATCCCCCGGATGCGCCCCACCATGAGTTTGACCACCTCCCAGCCCTCCTGGACCTGGGCCTGGTCCTCGCGCGCGAAACCGGCATCGATGAGGTACATCCCGCCGTCCAGCCCCGTCAGCAGCCCCTTGATGGCATGGGAGACGGAACCGATCATCAACCCCAACGAGGCGAGGTGGTCCTGCAGCCGTTGCAGCTGGGTGATGTTGGTGGCCATCACCAGCACGTGGGTGATCTCCCCCAGGGAATCGCGCACGGGGGTGGTCCACACCAGGGTGTTGAAGGGCTCGCCGGTCTCGGTTTTGAAAACCATTTCGGTTTGCTGGGGGCAGCCGCTTTGGAAAGTTTTTTCGACCGGGCAGTCCTCGCAGGGCGAAGCGGCCTGCTTGCAGAGTTCGTAGCAGCAGGCGGCGCCCGGCTCCCCGAAATCCTGCCTGAAGAGCTTGTTGGCGGCCGTGAGGCGGTAGCGGCGGTCCCGCACGGCGATATAGCACGGCATATCGTCGAAGAGTTTCTGGTAGCGGGAAGACTCCGCCGGCTCCTGCGCACCGGCAGCGGTTGCCGCCGCAGGGGTTGCCACCGCCTGGAGCCGGGAGGCCTTTTCGTGCACCAGGGATTCCAGGTTTTCGGTGTACTCTTTTAGTTTGCGGCGAATGAGAATATTTTCGCGGGCCTTCTGGAGGGACTTTTCCAGGGCCTCGTCGCTGATCGGCTTGGTGACGAAATCGGTGGCGTCGTATTGCAGGCTCTTGATGGCGAGGTCCATGTCGCCGTGGCCGGTGATCATGATGACCTCGGTTTCAGGGTTGCGCTGCTTGAGGCGGCGCAGCAGGCTGATGCCGTCCATGCCGGGCATTTTGAT comes from the Desulfobacteraceae bacterium genome and includes:
- a CDS encoding response regulator; the encoded protein is MKPKLLLVDDEEGIRKVLGIALEDSGYTVLTAENGQEALGVFDREQPEIVLTDIKMPGMDGISLLRRLKQRNPETEVIMITGHGDMDLAIKSLQYDATDFVTKPISDEALEKSLQKARENILIRRKLKEYTENLESLVHEKASRLQAVATPAAATAAGAQEPAESSRYQKLFDDMPCYIAVRDRRYRLTAANKLFRQDFGEPGAACCYELCKQAASPCEDCPVEKTFQSGCPQQTEMVFKTETGEPFNTLVWTTPVRDSLGEITHVLVMATNITQLQRLQDHLASLGLMIGSVSHAIKGLLTGLDGGMYLIDAGFAREDQAQVQEGWEVVKLMVGRIRGMVLDILYQAKEREVVRTAVDLAAFGEEVAGVIAPKMKRHGIRFEQEFAPGLGRFELDAGQIQAALVNILENAVDACLEDRQKSEHRVAFRIRRESQQVVFEVEDNGIGMDAETRAGIFTLFASSKADKGTGLGLFVAAKIVRQHGGEITVASEPGQGACFSVRLPAVGGGSGEAAEKSPRDQEA